The following coding sequences lie in one Methanohalophilus levihalophilus genomic window:
- a CDS encoding ABC transporter ATP-binding protein: MSDSIIFILIKISGGHTIEPVIVAENLKKHFNGFVAVDDVSFTVNSGEVFGFLGPNGAGKTTTMRMIQCVSPLDGGKLEVFGLDVSKKHREIKSFMGVVPQENNLDPDFSVYKNLYVFSRYFDIPKAEAEKRIGELLEFVQLNEKKDTVTDALSGGMKRRLILARALINNPKLLMLDEPTVGLDPQSRHIMWDKLRELKKNGATIVMTTHYLEEAAQLCDRLVVMDNGKILVEGTPEDIIQENIGSDIVETEDSEEIRTCLENNKARYEVIGDIIQIYTSHPQMITDRLMNECTLVKITARKATLEDVFLKLTGRKLRE, from the coding sequence TTGTCCGATAGTATCATTTTCATCTTAATCAAAATCAGTGGTGGCCATACTATCGAACCGGTAATTGTTGCTGAAAACCTGAAAAAGCACTTTAATGGCTTCGTTGCTGTTGATGATGTGAGTTTTACCGTCAACAGCGGAGAGGTTTTTGGATTCCTTGGTCCAAACGGCGCAGGAAAAACCACCACCATGAGAATGATACAATGTGTTTCTCCCCTTGATGGTGGCAAGCTTGAAGTTTTCGGGCTCGATGTCAGCAAAAAACACCGCGAAATAAAAAGTTTCATGGGCGTTGTTCCGCAGGAAAACAATCTGGATCCTGATTTTTCCGTGTACAAGAACCTCTATGTTTTTTCACGTTATTTTGATATTCCCAAAGCAGAAGCAGAAAAAAGAATTGGGGAATTGCTGGAGTTTGTCCAGTTGAATGAGAAAAAGGACACAGTAACCGATGCTCTCTCCGGAGGTATGAAAAGGCGGCTGATCCTTGCCCGTGCCCTCATAAACAATCCCAAACTCCTGATGCTCGACGAACCCACGGTGGGACTGGACCCGCAATCCAGGCACATAATGTGGGATAAACTCAGGGAACTCAAGAAAAACGGGGCTACCATTGTAATGACTACCCATTATCTTGAGGAAGCCGCCCAGCTATGCGACAGGCTTGTGGTAATGGATAACGGCAAGATCCTCGTGGAGGGTACCCCTGAAGATATAATACAGGAAAACATAGGCAGCGACATCGTGGAAACCGAAGATAGCGAGGAAATACGCACCTGTCTGGAAAATAACAAGGCCCGCTATGAAGTAATAGGGGATATCATTCAGATCTATACCAGCCATCCCCAGATGATAACGGATCGTTTGATGAATGAGTGCACTCTTGTAAAAATCACGGCACGAAAGGCAACACTGGAAGACGTGTTCCTGAAACTTACCGGACGAAAACTGAGGGAATAA
- a CDS encoding ABC transporter permease, translated as MGYFSIPDITTRSFKVWLRNRDVFVSSFKVNFLPPLVEPILYLFALGFGLGNYITDIDGVSYAEFIAPALIATSVMFAGFYECTFGSYVRMYYQKTFDAIIATPLNIDEVIAGELFWGATRSVINSIIVLPVMAVFGLVVFPHSLLIIPFAFLAGLLFSCIAMCFTAVTPNINSLTYPSLLFITPMFLFSGTFFPLSLLPQAVQYFALATLPLAHIVIVIRSLTSGILDVSILFSLAWMIVVTALLFLLSINLMKKRLVV; from the coding sequence ATGGGATATTTCAGCATTCCTGACATAACCACAAGATCCTTCAAGGTCTGGTTGCGCAACCGTGATGTGTTCGTGAGCTCATTCAAAGTAAATTTCCTACCTCCCCTTGTCGAACCCATACTCTACCTCTTTGCGCTGGGTTTCGGGCTGGGGAACTACATCACCGACATTGACGGTGTATCCTATGCGGAATTCATCGCTCCCGCACTCATAGCCACATCGGTGATGTTTGCCGGCTTTTACGAATGTACGTTCGGCTCTTATGTGAGGATGTATTACCAGAAAACTTTCGACGCAATCATAGCAACTCCGCTGAATATCGATGAAGTAATAGCAGGAGAGTTGTTCTGGGGTGCTACCCGTAGTGTTATAAATTCCATTATAGTGCTTCCGGTCATGGCAGTATTCGGGCTTGTGGTCTTCCCGCATTCCCTTCTGATAATACCCTTCGCATTTCTTGCAGGACTCCTGTTTTCCTGTATTGCCATGTGCTTTACCGCCGTAACCCCAAATATTAACTCACTGACCTATCCATCTCTCCTTTTCATCACACCGATGTTCCTCTTCAGCGGAACATTTTTCCCTCTTTCACTGCTCCCACAGGCGGTCCAGTACTTCGCTCTGGCAACACTACCGCTTGCGCATATAGTGATAGTTATACGTTCCCTGACGTCAGGAATTCTTGATGTTTCAATCCTATTCAGTTTGGCATGGATGATTGTTGTAACAGCTCTTCTCTTCCTGCTTTCAATAAACCTTATGAAGAAAAGGCTTGTCGTCTGA
- a CDS encoding helix-turn-helix transcriptional regulator: protein MKTRIKELRARYDLTQEELAKRVGVRRETILFLEKGKYNPSLKLAYAIARVFDSSIEDVFIFEEETGPE from the coding sequence ATGAAAACCAGAATCAAAGAACTTCGTGCCAGATATGACCTGACTCAGGAAGAGCTTGCAAAAAGAGTTGGGGTCAGAAGGGAAACAATCCTTTTCCTGGAAAAGGGAAAGTACAACCCCTCCCTGAAATTAGCTTATGCAATTGCGCGGGTCTTTGATTCAAGTATAGAAGACGTTTTCATTTTTGAAGAAGAAACCGGGCCGGAATAA
- a CDS encoding alpha-2-macroglobulin family protein, whose amino-acid sequence MRSIGVVQGSFLVLLILSGIFAAGCIGPDGEGDFPPANEALSCEEGGTYSTEDEYLLLVPKMMFSGGESSVTMSAFLDEESVSRCFEYTLTDAAGEIIPLVKASTSDAGNTVAKFDVPDIEEGSYTLTATPVGADSGFTTTIQVIQNNPIFIETDKPIYKPGQTIHVRLLCLNNNLVPVVQDTEVEISDAKGVRIFKDELTTNEYGVAYFDLPLASELNLGTWKVKATSGTSMSEVDIRVEQYVLPKFDLELSTEKNWFLVDDPITGVVSAEYFFGKDVEGTVEIEAMRYVGVWEEYTTYSGNLEDGFVEFELDPVEYVAGTFGAAGQGSVMLNVTVTDTGGNVEETTELLTIAQHPVVLQMIPESDSIKPGMPLQVLIVTKDPGGQPLEQEVTISADIYDERYERTTQEETVATENGVALLTFDIPVDTTSLELRAESEGIDVFSSLTAAYSPSASFLHISQVTDGVPEVGDTISFKVYSTNKGTVFYDVFANGRTVYSATSDESQINIPITPQMSPSAKVVAYMINPNNEVSADSLPFDVRFSSQVDLSSSFDREIVEPGADVLVELDAGTKSMIGVSIVDESVFALSQGRLNLKQVFDELEIRFMEPQVEAHPSWGYQESAYDVIDDAGMIVLASGSLEIPQNQRNVWEVQEFAGFEMALDAVEVEEEAEMEVPMEPSAADDGTGGELAEVQRVRQFFPETWVWMPDIITDDSGKANLDLIAPDSITTWRLHAVSSSPEGIGISETGLTVFQDFFIDPDLPYAVIRGEEFPVQVQVYNYLDNPQDVKLTLSGADWFELVGEDVVEVSVDANSVTSASFTIRPTEVGVQEVELTGQTTEKADAIRKTVIVEAEGATREIVNNGILKNGSVELDATLPEVIVPDSEKVLVSFTPSIVAQSISGVDDLLGMPYGCGEQNMMLFSTDVEVLRYLKATNQQNPELQAKALTFITTGYQRELTFQRTDGSFSAFGESDPEGSLWLSAFVLSQFSGARDLTTIDENVLRDTADWIGSHQKEDGSWESVGFVIHQDMMGGVSGTYALTAYIALALDEYGFATPEVMDGARIYLEDNLDSQDDPYALAISTLALEKLGSERADDARNMLLELAKEDENGMYWGYDDVIPEPYEYGGYGIYPVSSKNVETTAYATLALIEVNDPRASSSLKWIAAQRNSNGGFSSTQDTVMAFRALMTAAASAGKDVDATITVSGDGEEIKSIRITSENYDVVNVIEIPEGTERLELSLTGSGEVNYQLVRRFNVILPEVIEYEEIELDVEYDSTDVAVDDIVTVDVRLKYNGLPGIRGVVESSGMMIVDIAVPTGFTPVSSSLEALKEDGTITRYEIAGRKVVLYIDEMSPGERMDFSLQMRAKFPVKAMVQESSAYSYYNPEVRAEAKGMDIVVT is encoded by the coding sequence ATGAGATCCATAGGGGTTGTACAGGGTTCTTTCCTTGTGTTGTTAATATTATCAGGCATCTTCGCAGCAGGATGCATCGGTCCAGATGGGGAGGGTGATTTCCCTCCTGCAAATGAAGCTCTTTCCTGTGAGGAAGGAGGCACTTACTCAACAGAAGATGAATATCTCCTGCTGGTTCCAAAAATGATGTTCTCAGGCGGGGAAAGCTCTGTGACCATGTCCGCTTTCCTCGATGAGGAGTCGGTGAGCAGGTGCTTTGAATACACACTGACCGATGCAGCCGGTGAGATTATTCCACTGGTCAAGGCATCAACATCCGATGCAGGAAACACTGTTGCAAAGTTCGATGTGCCTGACATTGAGGAAGGCAGCTACACCCTGACTGCAACACCTGTTGGTGCGGATTCTGGTTTCACAACGACTATACAGGTAATCCAGAACAATCCCATTTTCATTGAGACTGACAAACCGATTTACAAGCCCGGGCAGACCATACACGTTCGCCTGCTTTGCCTGAACAACAACCTTGTTCCGGTGGTTCAGGACACAGAGGTCGAAATTTCCGATGCAAAAGGCGTGAGGATATTCAAGGATGAACTTACCACCAATGAATACGGAGTTGCATACTTCGACCTGCCACTGGCTTCCGAACTGAATCTGGGAACATGGAAGGTAAAGGCAACATCCGGAACTTCGATGTCCGAGGTGGATATCAGGGTGGAGCAATATGTTCTCCCAAAGTTCGATCTGGAATTATCCACGGAAAAGAATTGGTTCCTTGTGGACGATCCGATTACGGGAGTCGTTTCTGCAGAATACTTCTTCGGCAAGGACGTTGAGGGTACAGTCGAGATAGAAGCCATGAGATACGTGGGTGTTTGGGAAGAATACACCACCTACTCAGGCAATCTTGAAGACGGATTTGTTGAATTCGAACTCGATCCTGTGGAATACGTAGCAGGTACCTTCGGTGCCGCCGGACAGGGCAGTGTCATGCTCAATGTAACCGTTACCGACACAGGTGGTAATGTTGAGGAAACCACTGAGCTGCTGACCATTGCACAGCATCCGGTTGTACTGCAGATGATACCCGAATCCGATTCCATCAAACCGGGAATGCCCTTGCAGGTTCTCATAGTTACAAAAGACCCCGGAGGACAGCCACTGGAGCAGGAAGTGACGATTTCCGCAGATATCTATGATGAAAGGTATGAGAGAACAACTCAGGAGGAAACCGTTGCCACGGAAAATGGGGTTGCATTGCTGACATTTGACATCCCCGTGGATACCACCAGCCTTGAACTTCGTGCAGAATCAGAAGGCATAGATGTCTTCAGTTCCCTGACGGCAGCTTATTCACCAAGCGCCAGTTTCCTGCACATAAGCCAGGTGACAGATGGTGTACCCGAAGTTGGTGACACAATTTCCTTCAAGGTTTACTCAACCAACAAGGGTACAGTGTTCTATGATGTTTTCGCCAACGGCAGGACAGTATATTCTGCCACAAGTGACGAGTCCCAGATAAACATCCCGATAACACCGCAGATGAGTCCTTCTGCGAAAGTGGTTGCCTATATGATAAATCCGAACAACGAAGTCTCCGCTGACAGCCTACCCTTTGATGTGAGATTCAGTTCACAGGTGGACCTTTCTTCAAGCTTTGACAGGGAGATTGTTGAACCCGGAGCTGATGTCCTCGTTGAGCTTGACGCAGGAACCAAATCAATGATCGGGGTGTCCATTGTGGACGAATCTGTCTTTGCATTGAGTCAAGGCAGGCTCAACCTGAAACAGGTGTTCGACGAACTTGAAATCCGCTTCATGGAACCCCAGGTGGAGGCACATCCTTCATGGGGTTATCAGGAATCAGCTTATGATGTTATTGACGATGCAGGCATGATTGTGCTGGCATCGGGCAGTCTGGAAATTCCCCAGAACCAGAGAAATGTCTGGGAAGTCCAGGAATTTGCCGGCTTTGAAATGGCTCTCGATGCAGTAGAAGTCGAGGAAGAAGCTGAAATGGAAGTACCAATGGAACCTTCGGCAGCAGATGACGGTACAGGCGGAGAACTCGCAGAAGTCCAGAGAGTGAGGCAGTTCTTCCCCGAGACATGGGTCTGGATGCCTGATATCATAACTGACGATAGTGGTAAGGCAAACCTCGACCTTATCGCGCCCGATTCCATTACAACATGGAGATTGCATGCGGTATCTTCCAGTCCGGAGGGTATAGGCATATCCGAGACCGGATTAACCGTATTCCAGGATTTCTTCATTGATCCTGATCTCCCGTATGCTGTAATCAGGGGTGAGGAGTTCCCTGTTCAGGTGCAGGTTTACAACTATCTTGACAATCCGCAGGATGTGAAACTGACCTTGAGTGGTGCAGACTGGTTTGAACTTGTGGGCGAGGATGTGGTTGAGGTAAGTGTGGATGCCAACAGTGTGACATCTGCAAGCTTTACAATCCGACCAACGGAAGTTGGTGTTCAGGAAGTCGAACTGACCGGCCAGACCACCGAGAAAGCCGATGCAATACGCAAGACTGTGATTGTTGAAGCAGAAGGTGCCACAAGGGAAATTGTGAACAATGGTATCCTGAAGAACGGCAGTGTTGAACTGGATGCCACACTTCCGGAAGTTATTGTCCCGGATTCCGAGAAAGTACTTGTGAGTTTCACCCCGAGCATTGTGGCCCAGAGTATCAGCGGAGTCGATGACCTGCTTGGTATGCCATACGGATGCGGTGAGCAGAATATGATGCTGTTCTCCACGGATGTTGAAGTATTAAGGTATCTCAAGGCAACCAACCAGCAAAATCCCGAGTTGCAGGCAAAGGCACTGACCTTCATCACAACTGGTTACCAGAGGGAACTGACTTTCCAGCGTACAGACGGATCATTCTCTGCATTCGGGGAAAGTGATCCTGAAGGAAGCCTTTGGCTTTCCGCTTTTGTGCTTTCACAGTTTAGCGGGGCACGGGATCTCACAACCATTGATGAGAATGTTCTCAGGGACACGGCTGACTGGATAGGATCACACCAGAAAGAAGATGGTTCTTGGGAGTCTGTTGGTTTTGTAATCCATCAGGATATGATGGGTGGAGTCAGCGGGACCTACGCACTGACAGCCTATATCGCTCTTGCACTCGATGAATACGGTTTTGCAACTCCTGAAGTAATGGACGGTGCACGCATTTATCTTGAGGACAATCTTGACTCCCAGGATGACCCATATGCTCTTGCCATCAGCACTCTTGCACTTGAAAAACTGGGAAGTGAGAGGGCAGATGATGCAAGGAACATGCTTCTGGAACTTGCAAAGGAAGACGAGAATGGTATGTACTGGGGATACGACGACGTAATTCCGGAACCCTATGAATATGGGGGATATGGCATATATCCGGTTTCAAGCAAGAACGTTGAAACAACAGCTTACGCCACTCTTGCACTCATTGAAGTAAATGATCCACGTGCAAGCTCTTCCCTGAAATGGATAGCTGCACAGCGCAATTCCAATGGAGGATTTTCCAGTACTCAGGATACCGTGATGGCTTTCAGGGCATTGATGACTGCAGCAGCTTCAGCTGGCAAGGATGTGGATGCCACCATAACTGTCAGTGGTGATGGGGAGGAAATCAAGAGTATAAGGATCACTTCCGAGAACTATGATGTTGTGAATGTCATTGAGATTCCTGAAGGAACGGAAAGATTGGAATTGAGTCTTACCGGAAGCGGGGAGGTTAATTACCAGCTTGTCAGGCGTTTCAATGTAATCCTCCCCGAGGTAATTGAGTATGAGGAAATCGAACTGGATGTGGAATACGATTCCACGGATGTGGCAGTTGATGATATTGTAACAGTTGATGTTCGCCTGAAGTACAACGGGCTTCCGGGAATCCGGGGTGTTGTTGAGTCCAGCGGTATGATGATAGTTGATATTGCAGTACCCACAGGCTTCACACCGGTATCTTCAAGCCTTGAAGCACTCAAGGAAGATGGAACCATTACTCGTTATGAAATAGCGGGTCGTAAAGTTGTGCTCTATATCGACGAGATGAGTCCCGGAGAAAGAATGGATTTCTCCCTGCAGATGAGGGCTAAGTTCCCGGTAAAGGCCATGGTGCAGGAAAGCAGTGCTTACTCATACTATAATCCTGAGGTCAGGGCTGAAGCAAAAGGAATGGACATTGTTGTGACGTGA